TTGGGCCCGTACAATACACGGGAGCAGCGCGCGCTTGGGCCCGTACGGTACACGAGTGTAGCGCGCGCTTGGGCCCGTACGGTACACGAGAGTAGCGTGTGCTGATTCTTTGACCACTCTCACCAGCTCTCTCAAAGACCGTTTGATCGCAACCTTTTGTGACCTAGAAAGAGTGGAACTCTCATCGACCCTCACCTCCGTTTGATTGAGGCTTCACATATGGCTCACCTAGTTAAAATAAGGCTTCTCCCGgggaatccatgtgtcgtaacccacactgcatcatgggttttaaataaataagcaaataagcttAACTAATCCAGTCCAGTATCCCTTTATATGACTGTAAGCACTCTTCATatggctttcagatacaaTGAATTagccatttatacgttacccatgaaGCAATGCGGGTTACGATGAATGGATTCTGGATTGCAACCTTATCTAAGCAAGATGGCTAGTGATAAAACATTACagttttaacttttattttttctaaatgaGTGATATTTTTCTAGATAATGTTTGAATGCTGAGCATGTCTGGGTGTTGTTCTGAACGAAAGAATAAGAGATAAGAGATTTCCTTTCAAAGAGTCCAACTCCCAACGTGCTACAACAAGAAATGTTTCTGCCAAAAGCGATATTAGTTTAACAGATAAAAGGCCGAGATATGTTGACTCAAGTATATCTTACTTACAAAATAAACCCCTTTCATGGAGACTATAGTATTTAAAAGGTTGGTAAATCCTAGTAAATCTGTAAAGAGTTTCCAAAGTTACGcgtgtaaaaacaaaaaaatttatGAACGATTTATTTCACAGTTGTTATACACATGAGACGCGGTATATTATTACAAGACGCAATTTACAATACATTATAACCACAAGACCTTGTAATATGCAAAGTACGTAATATAAGAAAGTGAAAAACACCACGCGAAAGGGCTATCTTATATTGTTTGCCTGGGACGTTCATATAAATACCCAGGCTAAGAATATGTAGTTATGAAAAGGTGggaacatttgaaaatgtaTGTTAAATATGAAAAAGTCGCTTTTCTATAAAGCAAACTAATTTTAGTAAATTTGCTTGAAGTGGTATTTTATCAAAATGGAAGTAGCATATTACTTTGTAAGCCTGTAATTTCATCCGAGATCCTCATAAAGGAAATTGTGTCAGTAATTTCGGGAGGAAATGGAGGCTTTTGTTGTCATTCAGATTATACATAAAATACCTTTGATAATCTGGAAGTGGCTCTACAACAATCGTTCTTTTAAAACGAAACTATAACCAGACACATTACGAAAAGGCGAATACTTTTATAGAAATCGggtaatattttaaaaacccTTGTTACAAATCTAAATTTATGTATTTACATTTTCAAATAACAATGGCTTTCAATAGAAATATTTGTGTAGTGTTTATATCACGGCACGGTTTTAGCGCGAGTCGTACAAACCGCAAAGATTACCTTCGTTTCTTTGACATACTAAAAGCTCTTCGTATATTTGAAGTTTTGCTGTGTCCATTCATAACCCTTTTCGAGTCGTGATTACTGTCACTGTGACTTGTATTCGAATCGACTTCATCGCTAACTTGTGTCGCTGTTGTAATACTGGTAACATGACTAAATAAGCACGGACTTGAAATTTCATTCTTCTTCAGTTTACGTGTTTTCTTCGATTTCTCTTTCAAACCATGGCTTAAATCTAACTCATGAAGATCCGGCATTGATCTATGATGCAGAATCCAGTCTAAATTCGAAGTGACATCCTTGTAAAATAATCCTGCCGAGTCTTCATCGGCGAAGCGTAAACCAGCCATTGTGCCGACTTCGCTCGCAACGGCCATAACATGGAAATTCTTCTGTTGTTCCCTATAGTTGGAATTCGCTGTTATAGACTCTTTCCAGACACAGAACCCACTCTGTCGCTCGACCAAGCAAACATACATCCCTTTAGGATTTCGATCACCGCTATGGCCACTGCTAACGACTATAGCGGGGATACCAGTTCGTACATACTGCCACACGTTTGAAGGATTCGTCGCGCTTGGTGGTTGCCAGATATACAAATTCGCGACCGCGTTACACACAAATACTCTATTCGACAAACACGATAAAGACAGCTTGATCTTGAACACATCTTTCTCAGTTAATTTCTGAGTTAAAACTTCGTCGCTTAATGCTTGCCTCATTGACATCGAGCACCAAATGCGAAGTAACTATTGACTCAACTTATAAATTTACCTCTGTCACATAAACAAACGGGCTCAATTTGGCGTCTTGTTCGACATTATCTACTTAGAATCGCAGATTGTTACATCCACATCCCACGAAGAAGTCCTCTAGAGGCGCCTTGGTGGCGTTTAATCCTCGCTTAGTCCAAGAGAGTGTTGCTCGGTGCGGTAAATCCCTTAGGTATGTTTTCCAAATCACGGTTCGAAGGATCTATCGCCCGACTCGTATGAGCGTTTGTGACAGGTCTACCCGGTGACGTCATAGGGCAGCACGCGCGGTAGCATGGGTGGGGTCTGCTAGGTCGCACGTATGTTTGCCTACAGATAGCGGGGGTAGATGAAAAAATCACGGAAGCTCGGCAAAAACTAACTTTATCCGAGGAATTTGAGGCAGTAAGAATTTGTCCTCTCAGGAGAGTTTTTTAATGATCCAAACGAGCACAAATTACCTTCTCGCGCGGGGAAAGAAGCATCGCTGGTAATGTCTAGTTCCTTTCTATGGTGCTGACaacaagaattttttttttttgttttcacggGAGTTTTTTTTCACcacagggatttttttttaccacagGACATACTCTAGTGCTAAAACCACCGTTTGGCTTGCCTTTGTATAGTCTATTACAAGGCCCCTCCAACCAGTATTTCGCTTTCTTCTCATTGTGGCTCAAAGGAAAATAACATCAATGCGTTTATTTGGGTTTGGAAGATAAGGGTTTTTTATGCAAATGAGATTCGCTTGAAGTAGTGCTCGCGGGTACTGCTCTAGCTAAATCTTATTTAAGAGGGGGGTGGAAGGGGTGTTATGGTTTCTTTTTCTACAAAGCTGTTCGTATAGAACGAACGCCTCTTTTCTTGTAGCGGAATGTAGCATATAACAATAATCATTATCGGGTAAAACATGACGACGTATTCATGACTTAAAAGGCATTTTAATtctatattttctttaaatgtCAAGATACCTGGATACTTTACTACAAATCAACCATCGACTAAAACTTAACCCCATTCCTCATAATTATGTGGTTTGATGACACTCAAAGCTCCTCGGAAAGATATCATCACCTCAAATAAAAGCTATAATTAAGCCATCAAAAGGCTTTTAGTAAATTTTTAAAAGTGCCATTTTTCTTCTGAATCAACTACATAAATAATTTAtgttttcccctttttttctaaaattagtGTCAAACCGCAAGGAATCCCTGCTAAATAATGTATAAGAATGCGATTGGCTGAGTATAAAAACGTGGTTAGAACGTGTCAAAACCAAAACATCCACTCGTCTGAGCCCGACGGAAGTTAAGGAATGTATTGTTTAGACTAGGGGGACACATTTCGGAAACGTTGCGCCTGATGAATACGTAATTCTGGGGCtgactatttttttatctgacgGGGGGAATTATATTCATTTGTGTTCgctgtaatttttttttcacagccAGTTTGTGTTCTCAGTCTTTTTTTTGTGCTcggatttttttcttgatttgtATTCGTTACCGAACCAAAACCACGTTACTCAGAGTTACTCAGAGGTTACTAAATTACTGTTTGCAACTATGCGGAAATTGGATTGAGAGAGCAATTGTCTATGCTGTGTATCAAATATGAGGGACCTTGGGAACATCCACCTATCTGGGTCGGCCCTATCCATACCGGTAATACATGATATAATTCCCAAGGAAAAATAGTTTTTGAATGACGTCGTCTCCTTTTTCAGTAAAGGTCACATCACGGGATTCCCATCCCTCTTCTGCTATATTTAGGGTAAGGATAAATACACTTACATAATCCACTCGAACGGATGCTTCCAACATATTTATTATGCCTATCTATTCTCAAGGGACTTGTGGAGATGGAACACGGGTTAACTCGAACTCCCCGCTTTACTCGAATAAACCCTTTCTTGAATGGATTTTGGATTATCCGCAAACGCTGAATAAGttacttgttgttgttgttgttgttattttgccgccaaaatcCGGAATGCGCGAGTTTGCTATCCAAAAAATTACGTGATCTGTTAGTGTGGGGCGCGTCGCTCGCCTATTCAGCCTATATAGGACTTTATTTCTCGGTGTAATCATTTACAGAATTTAATAAACTTTTTCAGGTATCGATTTTCTATTTACAACCGTGAGACGACTAGACATTGacaaaccaaaaataaattaaaccAACAATATAACTATATAATCCCCCGATGTCAGGCAAGGTGCCGACGGGTATGCATTAAGTAGAAAAGTCCTTTCTTCGCGGTGATTAACCGCAGAAACCATCCGCCACCTTTCAGACACTCTCGTTTCTCCCAGACGAATGACGTTATTAAAGACGCCGCACCTCCTCACTACAGAATACCACAAGGACctagtgtcacgcaacacTTGACCAAATCATGTCACGGCATTATGTCATCATGTCACGGCATTATGTCATCATGTCACGGCATTATGTCATACTGGGCCCGCCTTACTAAAGTAAAGGGAACTAATATATATCGCATAACAGTCGATTGGGACTTTACTATTTTAACGCTATGTAGTAAGTATTAATGAGTAAAACGAGTACCATTGTCACAGAGAAAGACGTTTAGGGGACATTAAGTTTGTGATACCTTGCTTTCTCACCGCTCATTCACGAGGTAGGTTGTCATGGCTACTGTTTCATCATCAAAGACGAACTGCGTATGTCATAGATCACATGAATATGTAAGTGAATGCCATGGCTACCATTATGTCATAGACAAACTGCGTTGTTTCATAGCTGCGCAATGTGAGACCTGGCCTGGGTATAGCTGCCGTGACGTCATCACAGTCAAACTGCTCATGTCAAAGATAAGCCACGTGGGTGGACTCGTCACTACTGCTACCATTCAGCTGTGTCTGCGGACTCGACTTAGTCTTTTTCCGAGGCGCTCGCTGCGCGGTCTCGGGGGGCTGGGTCTCTTTCCatgtttttatgattttttctaTGGAGTTGGCGGTCCAGGAGTGCCTTCGGCCTTGCTCGAACTGGGGGCCGAGTGTGCTCGTTGGACTTCGGGCTTTGATCGAGGGCTTCCCGACTGTAAACCGAGAAataaaagacagaaaaaaaaaatacaaatcagaaTAAATcaaggaaaataataaatatgtaTTCCAAACTCTCCGAACACTCCAACCTTGGGTGTTGTTaacagcaattcttaccccaagaaaacataaagaaaacatAGGAGAtagctcttgaaaaaaaaaacattttcagttTTCCTGAATTTTACTGCGCCATCGAGCACATCTATTGTTAATAGTGCATAGCAGTCTTCGTTATTGGATAGGATGATCCATTGGCGTGGGACCCTCTAAATGATATCAAAATTGGATGAATTTTTGGGCACCTCTTACATTAAGGAAAAGCAGTTGTAGAATCTAATACCCTAAAGTACAGGACTGTCACGAGTCTCCCCCCCACTATCCCGGTGAAAACTGTATTATCTGAACAGTCAGCGATAAATTGAAACTGGGTGAGTTCTCTGGCATggtgggtttcctgtggtgctggTGAAACGACAAGTGCAAATGTGCAGTGATTAATGGCAGTGCTAAATGTGGTCCCgaatgggatacctgtggtgagGGCGTGCCGTGATGGACTGCCTGTGATACGGTGATTTGCTTGTGGTAAAATgatgggttgcctgtggtgcaGTGTTGGGATGCCTGTGCTGCATATTAAGGCGCTACCTGCCGTAGCCTGGGTTTCAGTGATAGTGGTTGGTGGATTAAGGGTGATTGATTTGAGACCTTTCTGAGCGTCTGAAATGGACATCTCCGCCTTCTCTATTTGTCTACTCAACTGCAGCGTACTCTGCGTGGAAACGAGGCAATAAGTGTTATGACCGCATGAATACAACACCACGTGATAATAGCAAATCCGATGATAAACAGTTCTCTTCTGCGTGGAAACGAGGCAATGAATGTAAAGACGtcataaacacaacaacacgTGATAATAGCGTTTCACATGATAAACAGCTGCGTTCTACGTGGGAATGAGGAAATGAGttttatgacgtcataaatCGAAATCACGAGGTTAAGCGCATAAGATGATAAACACCTCTGCTCTCGTGGAAAAGAGGCAGGAGGTTTTATGAATGCAATAAGAAGCTTATAGAGGCATACGAGAAATGTTTTCAACGGGTAGGCTGGTTTGTTGTAATAATTCTCCATCGAGGGGATTACTCACTGTTTATGTTTTCTATTAGACCCAGTCCCCTCTCTTCCAACTTCCGCCATTTTAGGCCCCCTTCTTCTTAAATATTAAATTCTTCTATTATTCCCGCTCCTTAAATTATGAAATCCTTCAAAAGTTTCCCCCCTTAAATATTAAATTCTTCTATTATTCCCGCTCCTTAAATTATAGAATCCTTCAAAAGTATTCCCCCTTAAATATTAAATTCTTCTATTATTCCCGCTCCTTAAATTATAAAATCCTTCAAAAGTTTTCCCCCTTAAATATTAAATTCTTCTATTATTCCCGCTCCTTAAATTATAAAATCCTTCAAAAGTTTTCCCCCTTAAATATTAAATTCTTCTATTATTCCCGCTCCTTAAATTATAAAATCCTTCAAAAGTTTTCCCCCTTAAATATTAAATTCTTCTATTATTCCCGCTCCTTAAATTATAGAATCCTTCAAAAGTTTTCCCCCTTAAATATTAAATTCTTCTATTATTCCCGCTCCTTAAATTATAAAATCCTTCAAAAATTTCCCCCCTTAAATTTAAATTCTTCTATTATTCCCGCTCCTTAAATTATAAAATCCTTCAAAAGTTTTCCCCCTGAAATATTAAATTCTTCTATTATTCCCGCTCCTTAAATTATGAAATCCTTCAAAAGTTTTCCCCCTTAAATATTAAATTCTTCTATTATTCCCGCTccttaaataataaaatcctTCAAAAATTTTCCCCCTTAAATATTAAATTCTTCTATTATTCCCGCTCCTTAAATTATAAAACCCTTCAGAAGTTTTCCCCCTTAATTAAAAGTTCTCAAATAATTCTTCAATAATCTCCGCTCCTTAAACATCGGATTATCCAAAAAAGCTGTCCTTTAATGTAGACCTCGCTTTCTCTTGTATTTTACAGATGTTTACCAGATTAGGGACTGTAAAACGTCTGCTTTTGGCTAGTGCCGTGCTATTGACAAGTGAACTCTTGAAATGACATTCCATCATGCGACTCTGCTTAGTTACATGCAAATGATCATCCCCAGTCTTCCTCTTGCAGAAGTACTTCTCTCGTCCCAATCCTCTCATGTAAAGTGAATCACCTGTTCTAGTTCTAGTCCTTCTCACAGACAAAGTCATATTTACAACAGGGTTCCCAGATTTCGGTACCTCACCTTAGATGATTCCTCTAGATGACGAGTAAAAGCATCCCGAAGTCGATTCCTTCAGTGTAAACAAAGACGTTAGGTGTGGGATTTGATGGATTCATAGCGCGTACGATATCAACGATATTGTAAAAGTGAAAAAGAACTAGCAAAGTGCGCAGTTACCCACGCCCGAGGTTAGGTTTTAACCCCTCCATGGGGTCTGACAATCACTGATTACTCAAATAACCATACCGAACAAGGCTCAGAAATTTAGATGATCTTATTATTCCTcagttttgtttgttgttatctttatGCTACTAGAATTAGAATGTTTAAAATAGGACAATTCACATTTAATCTCATTTTACACCATAAACATAGCAACAAAACACCACAATTTTCAAAATACCATTCCACTTTAttcatatttatatttatctcATTGTAtgaatttatattttaatgttTAAAATACTTACTCGATGCAGTTTAATGACTCAAACTCATCACTATAAACGGAAAATATTTATCGTCAACTTTCATTAGGAGTTACATGGAAAATAGATTAGcttttataatatattatcaTTTGTTAtgttaatcaataaaaaaaatgtgggAGTACCGATGGGAGGAGCGTTCATTTTCACGTCGATGTTTTCTGTCATTTTCAATATTCTGACAGCTCTCGTCAATTATTTCCAGCTGCGGAACCACTTTCTGGCTTCCATCATTCAAAAAAACGGAATCACATTTGGTGCTGTTTGATTGGTCAGCACCTTGCGGTGTGGTGGCGTGATTGGAAAAAAATTTCAGTGCTGACCAATGAAAACGCTTTAAAGATTTGAATAACGGAAGCTAGAAGGCGGTTTAGCTGTTGGGAATAGTCGACGAGAGTTCACACAATCTTGAAAATCGCAGTAAAGCGATCCCATTGACGTTTACAAGGGATATACTAAAGAAGTCTGGTTTCATAGGGATATAGAAGGGGTAATAAATTCCAACAATTGAAATGGTAATATAGTTGTGTCACGGACACAGGGCCGTAGTAGGGGGTGAGCcgctgggggcacgtgcccctccaatattttcaaaaatttaaaggaaatgacctgtaggggcgtggctgtgccccccaatattatcTTAATgcttctgtattgtgcccctccaatatttcaaAGCCTGCTAAGGCACTGACGCAGGACATAGGGGCAGAGATATACCATAAGAAAAGGTTTTACTTACTTGATGTCTAATTTAACGGAGCCTTTGGTTGGGCCCTGAAAATATGAACAATAACATAAGTCTATCCTGACCAATCGTACCATCGTCGAGCACTCAAAACCACTACCACTAACAACTCCCACCGACAGGGGCAGATCAAGCACTTACAAAAAGAGGGGGCCGAAACAAGCTAAACAAAGGGTGGAcggattcattgttcttccgtggattaatagccaaatatctgaaaataagaggggagggggcgtgGCCCACTTggtccacccctagatcctcccctgtccaatattgtacccctagatcctcccctgtccaatattgtacccctagatcctcccctgtccaatattgtacccctagatcctcccctgtccaatattgtacccctagatcctcccctgtccaatattgtacccctagatcctcccctgtccaatattgtacccctagatcctcccctgaccaatattgtacccctagatcctctcctgttcaatattgtacccctagatcctcccctatccaatattgtacccctagatcctcccctatccaatattgtacccctagatcctcccctgtccaatattgtacccctagattcg
The DNA window shown above is from Nematostella vectensis chromosome 15, jaNemVect1.1, whole genome shotgun sequence and carries:
- the LOC5498972 gene encoding uncharacterized protein LOC5498972 produces the protein MSMRQALSDEVLTQKLTEKDVFKIKLSLSCLSNRVFVCNAVANLYIWQPPSATNPSNVWQYVRTGIPAIVVSSGHSGDRNPKGMYVCLVERQSGFCVWKESITANSNYREQQKNFHVMAVASEVGTMAGLRFADEDSAGLFYKDVTSNLDWILHHRSMPDLHELDLSHGLKEKSKKTRKLKKNEISSPCLFSHVTSITTATQVSDEVDSNTSHSDSNHDSKRVMNGHSKTSNIRRAFSMSKKRR